One segment of Paraburkholderia caribensis DNA contains the following:
- a CDS encoding LysR family transcriptional regulator, with amino-acid sequence MADVRDVNLNRLAVFVAVVEAGSLTAAAKRLGLAKTMVSTHMQRLEAEVGASLLVRTTRRLGVTEAGRAFYDASVKILRAAEEALAEIGGEEAPVRGTLRVSCPIDYGTLVVAPVLVELRRAHPRLDIELLCSDHIVDLIADGINVAIRLGRLADSNYRAVTLGSFEKWVVASPAFIETWGEPPTPADLPALPFVALTVLPRPQTLDLRHTNGATQSVRCENAFLVNTAEAARAATLAGGGLGLLTDFSIGNDVAAGRLIRLLPEWSTEPAGIQAVFPPTQHTPPKVRALIETFRTYLARDAAPPHQ; translated from the coding sequence ATGGCCGACGTGCGTGACGTGAACCTGAACCGGCTGGCCGTGTTCGTCGCCGTGGTCGAAGCGGGCTCACTGACAGCGGCCGCCAAGCGGCTCGGGCTCGCGAAGACGATGGTCAGCACGCACATGCAGCGGCTCGAAGCGGAAGTCGGCGCGAGCCTGCTGGTGCGCACCACGCGCCGTCTCGGCGTCACCGAGGCGGGCCGCGCGTTCTATGACGCGAGCGTGAAGATCCTGCGCGCCGCCGAGGAAGCGCTGGCTGAAATCGGCGGCGAGGAGGCGCCCGTGCGCGGCACGCTGCGCGTGAGTTGCCCGATCGACTACGGCACGCTGGTAGTCGCACCCGTGCTGGTCGAACTGCGCCGCGCGCATCCACGGCTCGATATCGAACTGCTGTGCAGCGACCATATCGTCGACCTGATTGCGGACGGCATCAACGTCGCCATCCGGCTCGGGCGTCTCGCGGATTCGAACTACCGCGCGGTGACGCTCGGCAGCTTCGAGAAATGGGTCGTGGCGAGCCCGGCGTTCATCGAAACGTGGGGCGAGCCGCCAACGCCCGCCGACCTCCCCGCGCTGCCTTTCGTAGCGCTGACGGTGCTGCCGCGGCCGCAGACGCTCGACTTGCGGCACACGAACGGCGCCACGCAAAGCGTGCGCTGCGAGAACGCGTTTCTCGTGAACACGGCGGAAGCCGCGCGTGCGGCGACGCTCGCGGGCGGCGGACTGGGGCTGTTGACGGACTTTTCGATCGGCAACGACGTCGCGGCGGGACGGCTCATCCGGCTGTTGCCCGAATGGTCGACGGAACCGGCGGGCATCCAGGCCGTGTTTCCGCCGACGCAGCACACGCCGCCCAAGGTCCGTGCGCTGATCGAGACGTTCAGGACGTACCTCGCGCGCGACGCAGCGCCACCGCATCAGTAG
- a CDS encoding MarR family winged helix-turn-helix transcriptional regulator gives MKVLTRTLNKADYEQLSEFRYQMRRFERFSEQAAQGEGITPLQYLLLLHIKGYPDREWATIGELAERLQAQHHGVVALVSRCEALELVKRKISETDRRQVEVHLLKAGEKVLARLAELHRAELRSLKGAFTIPQIDL, from the coding sequence ATGAAAGTTCTCACACGCACGTTGAACAAGGCGGACTACGAACAGCTCTCGGAGTTTCGCTATCAGATGCGGCGCTTCGAGCGCTTCTCCGAGCAGGCCGCGCAAGGCGAAGGCATTACGCCGCTGCAATATCTGTTGCTGCTGCATATCAAGGGCTACCCCGATCGCGAATGGGCCACCATCGGTGAACTGGCGGAGCGGTTGCAGGCGCAGCATCACGGCGTCGTCGCACTGGTATCGCGCTGCGAAGCGCTCGAACTGGTCAAGCGCAAAATCAGCGAGACCGACCGCCGCCAGGTGGAAGTGCATCTGCTGAAAGCGGGAGAAAAGGTATTGGCGCGCCTCGCGGAACTGCATCGCGCCGAGCTGCGCTCGCTCAAGGGCGCGTTCACGATTCCGCAAATCGATCTCTGA
- a CDS encoding HPP family protein, with protein sequence MTRSPFFQWLARFYPAAMNVKWPERMRSALGALIGIAFTGGSMHLLLGPNANIPLLVAPMGASAVLLFGVPASPLAQPWSIIGGNLVSATVGVAAALLISDPVAAAALAVGVAIAAMFALRCVHPPSGAVALTAVVGGPAIHALGFRFVLEPILIQSAALLGAALVYHAVTGHRYPHATRAAPSVPQAPASGNSITRTDLEAVLNRRGELLDIDPDDLEALFRETQLQAYARTFSELACRDVMSAPVVSVTPDSTLRAAADLLQRHSIKALPVVDKRQHVAGIVTRADLASKPKSADLRLMEALSARLFKLDATRGKLVSTVMTTHVRTVSTSTPIVELVPLFADDGHHHIPVIDLHDRLVGIITQSDLIAGLYRQTQMQAQARGQAQQRPAA encoded by the coding sequence TTGACCCGTTCCCCTTTTTTCCAGTGGCTGGCGCGCTTCTATCCTGCCGCGATGAACGTCAAATGGCCCGAGCGCATGCGCTCGGCGCTCGGCGCGTTGATCGGCATTGCGTTCACGGGCGGCAGCATGCATCTGCTGCTCGGTCCGAACGCAAACATTCCGCTGCTGGTTGCGCCGATGGGCGCGTCGGCCGTTCTGCTGTTCGGCGTGCCCGCCAGTCCGCTCGCGCAACCGTGGTCGATCATCGGCGGGAATCTGGTGTCGGCGACAGTGGGCGTGGCCGCCGCGCTGCTGATTTCCGATCCCGTCGCGGCGGCGGCGCTCGCAGTGGGCGTGGCGATCGCCGCGATGTTCGCGTTGCGCTGCGTGCATCCGCCGTCGGGCGCCGTCGCATTGACAGCCGTGGTGGGCGGACCCGCCATTCACGCGCTCGGCTTTCGCTTCGTGCTGGAGCCGATCCTGATCCAGTCGGCGGCACTGCTCGGCGCGGCGCTGGTCTATCACGCGGTAACGGGCCACCGCTATCCGCACGCGACGCGCGCGGCGCCGTCCGTGCCGCAAGCGCCCGCATCCGGCAACAGCATCACGCGCACCGACCTCGAAGCCGTGCTGAACCGGCGCGGCGAACTGCTCGACATCGACCCTGACGACCTCGAAGCACTGTTTCGCGAAACACAGTTGCAGGCTTACGCGCGCACCTTCAGCGAACTGGCATGCCGCGACGTGATGTCGGCACCCGTCGTCAGCGTCACGCCCGACAGCACGTTGCGCGCCGCCGCGGACCTGTTGCAGCGTCACTCGATCAAGGCGCTGCCCGTCGTCGACAAACGCCAGCACGTGGCGGGCATCGTCACGCGCGCCGATCTGGCGAGCAAACCGAAAAGCGCGGACCTGCGTCTGATGGAAGCGCTGTCGGCGCGTCTGTTCAAGCTCGACGCGACACGCGGCAAACTCGTCAGCACCGTCATGACGACGCACGTACGCACCGTCTCGACCAGCACGCCGATCGTCGAACTGGTGCCGCTCTTCGCCGACGACGGCCACCATCACATTCCCGTGATCGATTTGCACGACAGGCTGGTCGGCATCATCACGCAGTCCGATCTGATCGCAGGTCTGTATCGGCAGACGCAGATGCAGGCCCAAGCCAGGGGTCAGGCGCAACAGCGCCCTGCTGCCTGA
- a CDS encoding 2Fe-2S iron-sulfur cluster-binding protein, whose product MSGFTPLNGWGLDTSPFHAEELAAQRLAGVDRQADSSGRRGIRRYMPDQHREFFAQQPFMVFGGVDASGQPWATIRTGDPGFVSSPDARTLRIDSRALPGDPLGPRWQTGAMIGGLGIQPHTRRRNRINGVVTAVAGDAVTLEVTQSFGNCAKYIQGRVPTFIDRAEGGVPAPQDISTHLSDADRAFLARADTFFIASANMADDADFARGVDVSHRGGAPGFVHIDDAATLTVPDFTGNRFFNTIGNLLHDPRAGLLFIDFASGDLLYLAVRAEIIWQGAELAAFEGAERLVSFHVQEVRRSRGVLPFRWSDVEYAPQFAAAIRKTAAASPWHKLKVAAVVEETASIRSFYFESTDGAALPAYQAGQYLPVRVPVEGHAAPLTRTYTLSGAHDPHHYRISVKREGIASNWLHDHLVAGMEIEAMAPRGAFVYDMQSARPAVFISAGIGITPMIAMLHHALNARVAGDTQAKRLYFFHGARSDRERPFSTNLKDVAARYPSVSLHLFDSAASEALRGITPGRVNIDALKRALPFDDYDFYLCGPEPFMRDLYRGLRALNVADERIRFEAFGPASVKRTPTRAEPVAEEKAESGGAQVTFARSQRTVQWLPKQGSLLELAEKHGIEAQSSCRSGMCGTCSTKVLSGQVAYDGDVEADVADGCALICMAHPAVEGERASLTLDL is encoded by the coding sequence ATGTCCGGTTTCACTCCTCTGAACGGCTGGGGCCTCGACACCTCGCCGTTTCACGCCGAAGAACTCGCCGCGCAGCGGCTCGCAGGCGTGGACCGCCAGGCTGATTCGTCGGGGCGGCGCGGCATTCGCCGGTACATGCCGGACCAGCACCGCGAGTTCTTTGCGCAGCAGCCGTTCATGGTGTTCGGCGGCGTCGACGCGAGCGGGCAGCCGTGGGCGACGATACGCACGGGCGATCCGGGCTTCGTGTCGTCGCCGGATGCGCGCACGCTGCGCATCGACAGCCGCGCGCTGCCCGGCGATCCGCTCGGCCCGCGCTGGCAGACGGGTGCGATGATCGGCGGCCTCGGCATCCAGCCGCATACGCGGCGGCGCAACCGCATCAACGGCGTCGTGACGGCTGTGGCCGGCGACGCGGTGACGCTCGAAGTGACCCAGAGCTTCGGCAACTGCGCGAAGTACATTCAGGGGCGCGTGCCGACCTTCATCGACCGTGCCGAAGGTGGCGTTCCAGCGCCGCAGGACATCTCGACGCATTTGAGCGATGCGGACCGCGCGTTCCTCGCGCGCGCCGACACCTTCTTCATCGCGAGCGCGAATATGGCGGACGACGCGGACTTTGCACGCGGCGTCGACGTATCGCATCGGGGCGGCGCGCCGGGCTTCGTGCACATCGACGACGCGGCGACGTTGACCGTGCCCGACTTCACCGGCAACAGGTTCTTCAACACGATAGGCAATCTGCTGCACGATCCGCGCGCGGGCCTGCTATTCATCGACTTCGCGAGCGGCGATCTGCTGTATCTCGCCGTGCGCGCCGAGATCATCTGGCAGGGCGCCGAACTGGCCGCTTTCGAAGGCGCTGAAAGGTTGGTGAGCTTTCATGTGCAGGAAGTGCGCCGCAGCCGGGGCGTGTTGCCGTTTCGCTGGTCCGATGTCGAATACGCGCCGCAATTCGCGGCGGCGATTCGCAAGACAGCGGCCGCGTCCCCATGGCACAAGCTGAAGGTGGCGGCCGTCGTCGAAGAGACGGCTTCGATTCGCTCGTTCTATTTCGAATCGACGGATGGCGCGGCGTTGCCTGCGTATCAGGCGGGCCAGTATCTGCCGGTTCGCGTGCCCGTCGAAGGACACGCTGCGCCGTTGACGCGCACCTACACGCTGTCCGGCGCGCACGATCCGCATCATTACCGGATCAGCGTGAAGCGCGAGGGCATCGCGTCGAACTGGCTGCACGACCATCTCGTGGCGGGCATGGAGATCGAAGCGATGGCGCCGCGCGGCGCATTCGTCTACGACATGCAGAGCGCGCGGCCGGCGGTGTTCATTTCCGCCGGCATCGGCATCACGCCGATGATCGCGATGCTGCATCACGCACTGAACGCGCGCGTCGCTGGCGATACTCAGGCGAAGCGCTTGTACTTCTTTCATGGCGCGCGCAGCGACCGCGAGCGTCCGTTCAGCACGAATCTGAAAGACGTGGCGGCGCGTTATCCGTCGGTGTCGCTCCATTTGTTCGATAGCGCCGCGAGCGAGGCCTTGCGCGGGATCACACCAGGACGCGTGAACATCGACGCGTTGAAGCGCGCACTGCCGTTCGACGACTACGACTTCTATCTATGCGGCCCCGAGCCGTTCATGCGCGACCTGTATCGAGGTTTGCGCGCATTGAATGTCGCTGACGAGCGCATCCGTTTCGAAGCGTTCGGCCCCGCCAGCGTGAAGCGCACGCCGACGCGCGCCGAACCCGTTGCGGAAGAAAAGGCTGAATCGGGCGGCGCGCAAGTGACGTTCGCGCGGTCGCAACGCACGGTCCAATGGCTGCCGAAACAGGGCAGCCTGCTCGAACTCGCGGAAAAACACGGCATCGAAGCGCAATCGAGTTGCCGTTCAGGCATGTGCGGCACGTGTTCGACGAAAGTATTGTCGGGACAGGTCGCGTACGACGGCGACGTCGAAGCGGACGTCGCGGACGGTTGCGCGTTGATCTGCATGGCGCATCCCGCTGTCGAAGGGGAGCGCGCGAGCCTGACGCTGGACCTCTGA
- a CDS encoding glutathione S-transferase family protein — protein sequence MPAAKPAQPIRLYTTLLSGHGHRVKLFLTLLDLPFEVIELDMRAGDNRKPEYLALNPFGQVPTIQDGDVTLFDSNAILVYLAKRYGDASWLPEDPLGAAAVQRWLSLAAGQIAYGPCSARLVTVFGAPLDHETAKGIAVKLFDVIERELAAKPFAAGEHVTIADIAAHTYIAHAPEGGVSLDPYPNIRAWLRRVEALPRFIAMPPTKAGLLAE from the coding sequence ATGCCCGCAGCCAAGCCCGCCCAGCCGATCCGCCTGTACACGACCCTGCTGTCGGGGCACGGGCATCGCGTGAAGCTGTTCCTGACGTTGCTCGACCTGCCGTTCGAAGTGATCGAACTGGACATGCGCGCCGGTGACAACCGCAAGCCCGAGTATCTGGCGCTGAATCCGTTCGGCCAGGTGCCCACCATCCAGGACGGCGACGTGACGCTGTTCGATTCGAACGCGATTCTGGTGTATCTGGCCAAGCGCTATGGCGACGCGTCGTGGCTGCCGGAAGACCCGCTGGGCGCGGCGGCCGTGCAGCGCTGGCTGTCGCTGGCGGCCGGGCAGATCGCATACGGCCCGTGCTCCGCGCGGCTCGTCACCGTGTTCGGCGCGCCGCTCGATCATGAAACGGCGAAGGGCATCGCGGTAAAGCTGTTCGACGTGATCGAGCGCGAACTGGCGGCGAAGCCATTCGCAGCCGGCGAGCACGTGACGATCGCCGATATCGCGGCACACACGTATATCGCGCACGCGCCGGAAGGCGGCGTGTCGCTGGACCCGTATCCGAACATTCGGGCGTGGCTGCGCCGCGTGGAAGCACTGCCGCGCTTCATCGCGATGCCGCCGACGAAGGCGGGCCTGCTCGCCGAATAG
- a CDS encoding chloride channel protein — MRDNSHKRDFSSNSRLPGISALAAGIGLLSTLAAFVLLSLIHLFTNLFFFGSFSFADRSPATNTLGAWVIVIPVIGGLIVGMMARFGSEKIRGHGIPEAIEAILFGKSRMSPKVAVLKPLSSGIVIGSGGPFGAEGPIIMTGGALGSLIAQCVKVTSAERKTLLVAGAAAGMTAVFGTPVAAVLLAVELLLFEWRPRSFLPVALACAVAGFARAILFGTDPLFALQTAPPTAISLVSCVIAGLLSGALASGLSAALYKTEDLFHRLPLHWMWWPAIGGLAVGIGGFIEPRALGVGYDVIGDLLHQHIALQVAVAILVVKAVMWVIALGSGTSGGVLAPLLMLGAGLGTVLGHVLPGNEPALWPLVCMAATLGATLGAPLTAIMFAFGLTHDSNALLPLLAATLVAHGFATVVMKRSIMTEKIARRGYHIYREYGVDPLERHYVDEVMTHQADSIDGTLSVGDALAAYFGATQKRRAYPVVRESGAVLGIVDRAMLDAVREGATPHTLDTPLADLLKGESLVVALPDETCRLVATRLAVHELERLPVVVDRDSMQLLGVVSRSDLVKPSVAHFEEEHKREQFRRLSFTSGKKHFPPVRKTRTHG; from the coding sequence ATGCGCGACAACTCTCACAAGCGGGACTTTTCCAGCAACTCGCGGCTGCCCGGCATTTCGGCGCTGGCGGCGGGCATCGGCTTGCTCAGCACGCTGGCCGCGTTCGTGCTGCTGAGCCTGATTCATCTGTTCACGAACCTGTTCTTCTTCGGCAGCTTTTCGTTCGCCGACCGTTCGCCTGCAACGAATACGCTCGGCGCGTGGGTGATCGTGATTCCTGTGATCGGCGGGTTGATTGTCGGCATGATGGCGCGCTTCGGCTCGGAGAAAATCCGCGGGCACGGCATTCCCGAAGCGATCGAAGCCATTCTGTTCGGCAAGAGCCGCATGTCGCCGAAGGTTGCCGTGCTCAAGCCGCTGTCGTCGGGCATCGTGATCGGCAGCGGCGGCCCGTTCGGCGCGGAAGGCCCGATCATCATGACGGGCGGCGCGCTCGGTTCGCTGATCGCGCAGTGCGTGAAGGTGACGTCGGCGGAGCGCAAGACGCTGCTCGTCGCGGGCGCCGCCGCGGGCATGACGGCCGTGTTCGGCACGCCCGTCGCCGCCGTGCTGCTCGCCGTCGAACTGTTGCTGTTCGAATGGCGGCCGCGCAGCTTCTTGCCCGTCGCGCTGGCCTGCGCTGTCGCCGGTTTCGCGCGCGCCATCCTGTTCGGCACCGATCCCCTGTTCGCGCTTCAAACCGCGCCGCCGACGGCTATCTCGCTGGTCTCGTGCGTGATCGCAGGGCTGTTGTCGGGCGCGCTCGCGTCGGGCCTGTCGGCGGCGCTCTACAAGACGGAAGACCTGTTTCACAGGCTGCCGCTGCACTGGATGTGGTGGCCTGCCATCGGCGGGCTGGCGGTGGGTATCGGCGGATTCATCGAGCCGCGCGCGCTCGGCGTCGGCTACGACGTGATCGGCGATCTTTTGCATCAACATATTGCGTTGCAGGTCGCGGTGGCGATTCTCGTCGTGAAGGCGGTGATGTGGGTGATCGCGCTCGGCTCCGGCACGTCGGGCGGCGTGCTCGCGCCGCTGCTGATGCTCGGCGCGGGGCTCGGCACCGTGCTCGGCCACGTGCTGCCCGGCAACGAGCCCGCGCTGTGGCCGCTCGTCTGCATGGCGGCGACGCTCGGCGCCACGCTCGGCGCGCCGCTGACGGCCATCATGTTCGCCTTCGGTCTCACGCACGACAGCAACGCGCTGCTGCCGCTGCTGGCCGCGACGCTGGTCGCGCACGGCTTCGCGACCGTCGTGATGAAGCGTTCGATCATGACCGAGAAAATCGCACGGCGCGGTTACCACATCTATCGCGAGTACGGCGTCGATCCGCTCGAACGGCATTACGTCGACGAAGTGATGACGCACCAGGCCGATTCGATCGACGGCACGCTCAGCGTGGGCGACGCGCTCGCCGCCTATTTCGGCGCGACGCAGAAACGGCGTGCATATCCCGTCGTGCGCGAGAGCGGCGCGGTGCTCGGCATCGTCGACCGCGCGATGCTCGACGCCGTGCGCGAAGGCGCGACGCCGCACACGCTCGATACGCCCCTCGCCGACCTGCTGAAAGGCGAGTCGCTGGTCGTCGCGCTGCCCGACGAAACCTGCCGCCTCGTTGCGACGCGTCTTGCCGTGCACGAACTGGAGCGGCTGCCTGTCGTCGTCGATCGCGATTCGATGCAACTGCTCGGCGTCGTGTCCCGCAGCGATCTTGTGAAGCCTTCCGTCGCGCACTTCGAGGAAGAACACAAGCGCGAGCAATTCAGGCGTCTGAGCTTTACATCGGGCAAAAAGCATTTCCCACCCGTGCGCAAAACGCGCACGCACGGCTGA